The Methylomarinum sp. Ch1-1 genome contains the following window.
CCGGGTTCGTGTTGTTCCTGGCCGGTGGGACAAACCCATAGCCGTTCGCCGAATTTCATCGGCTGGTAATGTTCCATCCAGGCCCGTTCCCAGGCTTGATCCTCGATCAATTCCTCAGACCAATCCAACAACAGTTGTTCGTTGAACTGAGCGAAAATCAGGGTTTTGATCTGCTCCGCCTCGATCTCCAGCTCAAACAAGGCAATGACTTTGGTTCGATTCCAGATGCGAGTTTCACCGGGCGGAGGTTCATAGACCGGTTGATCCTCTGCGTCCATGTAAGTCACGGAAACGGCGCCCAGGTTGCTGAAAAAATCCGACAAGTCGGGCGCTGTTTTTGGGTCGGTGATCACCGAGAGTTGATGCCAGGCCATAGTCTGTTCGAAATTGCTAGGCCGGGTTTCCGCGGTCACTTTCGGAAACCCGGGGGGCTTATTTATTGGTACCCAGTTTCTTTTCCAGGTAATGGATATTTTGACAGCCCTGAGCAAAGGCGCTGTCGGCCATAATATCCTGCTGCAATGGGATATTGGTCTTGATGCCGTCGATCACCATTTCACTCAAGGCCGTCTTCATGCGGGCAATGGCGCTTTGCCGATCGTCCCCATGGGCAATCAGTTTGCCGATCATCGAATCATAGAAGGGCGGTACTTTGTAGCCGTTGTAAATATGGGTTTCACAGCGGATTCCCGGTCCGCCCGGCATATGAAATTGATCGATGGTGCCCGGGCTAGGCATGAACGTTTTAGGATCTTCGGCGTTCAGTCGACACTCGATGGCGTGGCCGGTGAAGGTGACTTGGTCTTGGCTGATCGATAACGGTTCGCCGGCGGCAATGCGCAATTGCTCTTTGACGATGTCGAAGCTGGTAATCATTTCGGTGACCGGGTGTTCAACCTGTACCCGGGTGTTCATCTCAATGAAATAGAACTCGCCTTTTTCATACAGGAATTCGAAGGTGCCGGCGCCTAAATAACCGATGTCGACACAGGCCTTCGCGCACTGTTCGCCCATTCGGTTGCGCTCTTCTTCGGTGATGCCGGGGGCCGGCGCTTCTTCGACGACTTTTTGATGGCGTCGTTGCATCGAACAGTCGCGCTCTCCCAGGTGGATGGCGTTGCCATGGGCATCGGCCAGCACTTGAAATTCTATGTGGCGCGGATCCTCCAGGAACTTTTCCATATAGACCGTGCCGTTACCGAACGCAGAGGATGCTTCGGCCTTGGTCATCGTGATCGCGTTGATCAGCGCCGCTTCGGTGTGTACGGTGCGCATGCCGCGACCGCCACCGCCGCCGGCAGCCTTGATGATGACCGGGTAGCCTATTTCCTGAGCCATTTTCAGATTGGTGGCGTTATCGTTGCCCAGCGGTTCGCCGTTGCCCGGGACACAAGGGATGCCGGCGGCTATCATGGCTTTCTTGGCGGCGATCTTATCGCCCATAATGCGGATGGTTTCGGCTCTCGGACCGATGAAGGTGAAGCCGCTCTGGCTGACTTTTTCGGCAAAGTCGGCGTTTTCGGATAAAAACCCATAGCCAGGATGAATCGCCTCCGCGTCGGTGACTTCGGCGGCGCTGATGATAGCCGGGATGTTCAGGTAGCTATCCGCCGATGCGGCCGGGCCGATGCAGACGGCTTCGTCCGCTAGGCGCACATGTTTAAGGTCGCGATCGGCGACGGAATGAACGGCTACGGCTTTGACGCCCAATTCTCGGCAGGCGCGTAATATGCGTAGTGCGATCTCGCCTCGGTTGGCGATGACAATTTTATCGAACATGATTCTTCACCTATAAGTTATTCGATGATGAATAAAGGTTGGTCATATTCGACAGGCTGCGCATTTTCAACCAGAATCTGTTTGATCGTGCCGCTTTTGTCCGCTTCAATTTGATTGAGAATTTTCATCGCTTCAATGATGCACAATGTATCGCCGACCGTGACCGACTGTCCCAGCTCGACAAAGGCTTTGGCGCCGGGTGATGCCGCGCGGTAGAAGGTGCCGACCATCGGCGATTTAACCGCATGACCGCTGATTGTTGGTTCCTCAGCCGCGGCGGCAGGAGCCGCTTCTGTGCCGGCAGGCGCGGCAGGCGCCGCGGCGACGGGGCGGCGACGGCGACTTGTGGTGGGTTGATGGATGAAAGTCGGCTGATTCTGACCGATTCTTCGCCTTCGCTAATTTCCAGTTCGGCGATGTCAGAATCCTCGATGATTTCAATCAGTTTTTTTATTTTTCTAATATCCATGGTGTTAGTTTCTCTCTGCTAATATCTGATGAGCGGCTTGTAACGCAAGTTCATAGCCGCTCGCCCCCAGTCCGCAAATAACGCCTTCGGCGATATCGGATAAATAGGAATGTTTTCTGAATGGCTCACGCGCATGAACGTTTGATAAATGCACTTCAATAAAGGGAATTTTACTGGCCAATAGGGCATCCCGGATGGCAACGCTGGTGTGAGTGAATGCCGCCGGATTGATGATGATGAAATCGGCCTGGTTATGCAAGGCACCGTGTATATGCTCGACAATTTCATGTTCGGCATTGTTTTGGTGGAAATCGAGTCGATGGCCTAGGTCTTCGGCCATTAATTCCAGTGAGTTCTGGATATCTTCGAGTGTTTTTGTTCCATAATGTCCTGGTTCGCGGACGCCTAACAGGTTTAGGTTCGGGCCGTTTAGAATAATTATTGTTGCCATTAGGTTGTTGAATCGAAAATACTCAAGGTCGATAATTTTGCCTAATTTGCGAGGTTTTGTCCAGATATATGTGGTTTCATGTCAGATAGCGGCAGAAACTTCAATTTTATGTCGCTTTAATCGGAATTTAATGGTTTTTTAACGCAGCGGCCGAATTGCTGGCCAGCGCGATAAAACCGAGTGCATCGGGAGGCGAGAGGTCTGTTAGGCAAACGAAGGATCAAGCCATCTCCGGGCCTTTCGGCGGTCGCTCGGCGACGAAGCGGTTTGCCGCTTGCTTACACAATGAATGACTTGGGGTCCACCGATGCAATATATGGCTCATTTATCCCGAACTGAGGTGAATTAGCGTTTCCTCAGCACTCCGTTACATTGACAGCCAATCCACCCTGTGAGGTTTCTTTGTATTTGCTTTGCATGTCGGCGCCGGTCTCGCGCATCGTTTTGATGACCTTATCCAATGACACCAAATGCGTACCGGTGCCTCTGAGCGCCATACGTGCGGCATTGATCGCCTTGACGGCGCCCATCGCATTGCGCTCGATACAGGGGATTTGCACCAGGCCGCCGATCGGATCGCAGGTCAGGCCGAGATTGTGTTCCATGCCGATTTCGGCGGCGTTTTCCACCTGTTCCGGATTGCCGCCCAAGATTTCCGTCAAGGCGCCGGCGGCCATCGAACAGGCGACGCCGACCTCACCTTGACAGCCGACTTCGGCGCCGGAAATCGAGGCGTTTTCTTTATACAGGATGGCGAAGGCGCCGGCGGTCAATAAAAAACGCACTACGCCTTCTTCGTTCGCGTTGTGGCAGAATTGCCAGTAATAATGCAATACGGCCGGAATTATGCCGGCTGCGCCGTTGGTCGGCGCAGTAACGACCCGTCCGCCCGCGGCGTTTTCTTCGCTGACCGCCAAGGCGAACATATTGACCCAATCCAGTTGTCCTAGCGGGACCGGATTTTTTTCACTCTCTTCCTGCAGTTGCTTATAGAGGTCAGCCGCCCGGCGTTTGACGTTCAAGCCGCCCGGCAAGATGCCTTGCTGTTTGATGCCCCGTTGTACACAGGCTTGCATGACGGCCCAGATTGCCAACAAGTTTTCCCGAATTTCCTGCTGACTTAACCAGGCTTTTTCGTTATTGAGCATGATCGTGCTGATCGAACATTTATGCAGCAGGCATAATTTGAGCAGTTCGTCGGAGCTTTTAAACGGATAGGGCAGGCAATTTTCACCGCCGTTGTCGGCGGCTTGCGGGATTTCTCCGCTGCTGATGAAACCGCCGCCGATCGAGAAATAGTCTTTTTTCAGCAGGATTTCCGTTCCGGAAAAGGCGCTGAAACGCATGCCGTTGGCATGGAAAGGCAAGGCCTTGAGATGGTAATGCAGGTCCGTATCCTCGTCGAACGGCACCGCTGTCTTATGCAGCAGTTGCAGTCGTTTTTGGTTGCGAATAGCGTCCAGCCTTGCGGGGATCGTATCGGGGGCGATTTGATCGGGTTTTTCGCCTTCGAGTCCGAGCAGTATGGCTTTGTTAGTGCCATGACCCTTGCCGGTTGCGCCCAGGGAGCCGAACAAGTCGATTTTAAGGCGGGTGACCTGCTCAAGCCTGTGTTGTTCTTGCAGTTGCTCGGCGAATAGCCTAGCCGCGCGCATCGGTCCGACGGTATGGGAACTGGAAGGTCCAATGCCGATTTTAAAGATATCGAAAACACTAATGGGCATTAAGATCACCTTGTTGTCTATTGCAAATCATTGAACTATCGACCCTGAACTTTGTTTCAAGGTTCAGCGGGGGCGCTACAGCAAGGGCTTTAAGATCTGAAGCAGCTTGGTCCGGTCTAATTCACCTGGATGTCTATGGATGATTTGGCCTTGTTGATTGACGATGACGGTGTAAGGGACGGCGCCGATGATGTTGCCCAGCTGCTGCGACAAGCTAATACCGGCATCACCGCCGATCAGTATCGGGTAATTGATCGTATGGCTGTTGAGAAATTCCGCGACCGGTTCTTTTTCCTCGATGGCGACGCCGATAAACTGGACGTCTCGAACACCTAGCTGTTCCTGCAGTTTAATGAATTCGGGAATTTCTTTCAAACAAGGGGGGCACCACGTGGCCCAGAAGTTGACGATCAGAATCTTGCCCCGCCATTCCTCGATGTTGCGCACCGTCCCGGATATGTCGGGCAGGCTGAAATCTAAACCGTTCTCGGTCTGTGTCGAAGGGCCGGCGGAAACAGCCGTTATGTTTTGTACCGCGACGCCGCCCGCTAAGGCGAACAGGGCGACGATGGCGATGATCAGGTTTTGTTTCATAGCTTGCTTAATGTCTGACTGAAGGTTGCGGCGTCCTGATAGCCGATGACCCTGGCGTGGATGATTTCACGCTGGTCGCTATCGAAAAATATAATGCCCGGCGGACCGATCAGATTGAATTGTTTTAAGAGAGCCTGGTCGGCCTCATCGTTTGCCGTGACATCGGCCTGCAGCAGCATGAAATCGGCCAATTGTCGTTTGATGGCCGGGTCGCTGAAGGTATAGGCCTCCATTTCCTTGCAGGAAATGCACCAATCGGCATAAAAATCTAGCATCACCATCTGGTGCTGGGCGTCGGCTAGGCGCAGCTGCCGATGCAGATCCTCGGTGGTTTTGATGCGTTGGAAGGGTAGGCTTTCCTGCTCCGGCGCTGCGCTATGACTGGCCAGACCGCGCAAAGGCTGTAGTGGGTTGTCGTTGCCGGCGCTGACGCCGATCAGCAGCAACACCCCGTAGACCAGCATGATCAGGCCGAGGCCTTTCCATAGCCGGCGCCAGTTCGAGGCTTCCTGCGGCAGCGGATCGATGGCGTTCAGATAGATGGCCGGGATGATCAGCAACATCGACCATAACACCATCGTCACCGAACCCGGCAGTATACGGTCCAACATCCAGACGGCGACCGCCAACATGATCACGCCAAACACCGCTTTGGTGGAATTGAGCCAGTGTCCGGCTCTAGGCAACAGCCTGCCGGCGGAGGCGCCGAGCAATAGTAATGGCGCTCCCATGCCCAGGCCCATCACGAACAAGGCCGAGCCACCCAGCAGCGCATCGCCGGTCTGGCCGATATAAACCAGCGCCGCGGCCAGCGGCGCAGCTACGCAAGGGCCGACGATCAGCGACGATAGGGCTCCCATGATGAAGGCGCCGGCATAAGAGCCGTCTCGGTGCTTATCGCTGGATTGATGCAGACGGCTCTGTATCGACTTCGGCATTTCCAGGTTATAGAAGCCGAACATCGACAGCGACAATAAGATGAATATGCCGCTGAACAGCGCGATGACCCAGGGCTCCTGGAAGATGGCCTGGAGATTGCTGCCGAACAGTGCGGCGAGGATGCCGAATGCGGTATAAGTCAATGCCGAGGCCAGCACATAACTGAGCGATAGCAGGAAGGCCTTGCGCTGGGTCATTTCCTTGCCATGGCCGACGATGATGCCGGAGAGTATCGGAATCATCGGGAAAACGCAGGGAGTGAATGCCAACAGCAGACCAAAACCGAAGAAACTGATTAGGGTCAGCGGCAAGGTGTCTTGTTGCAGAGAGTTGACGATCTGATCCTGTTCCGAAAGAGCCGGTGCGGTGGAGTCGGTCAGTGTCTGTGCGGCCGGTAAGGCTAAATCGATGCTCGATTGCATCGGCGGATAACAGACCCCGCGCTCAGCGCAACCTTGATAGTTGGCGGTCAAGCGCAGGGTTTGCGCTGCTTTATCCAGGCGTTGCAGCGGGATATCAAAGCTCAGTTCGCGGTGGAAAATTTCCACCTGGCCGAATTCTGCGTCGCGATAGGGTTCGCCGCGGGGTATCTGAAACCGACCCAGGCGGGTGTTAGGATTCTCTTGTAGGTGTAATTGGATCTTGTCGCGGTACAGATAGTAACCCTCGGCGATGATCCAGTTGACATGCAGGGTGTGAGCATCCTTGACGCTGGCGTAAAAGCGAAAGGCTTGTTCAGCCGGCAGCAATTCGTCTTCGAACAGATTCAAGGCCATGCCCTTGACGCCTTTCAGTAGCTGTCCGATGGCATCGTCGGCCGGGTTTTGTCGTCTAGGCAGGTCGATTTCCAAGACGGTCTTCTGCGGTGGATAGCAGACGCCGATATCGGCGCAGCCTTGATATTTGACTAGCAGCCGTAACTGGGTTTGTTGTTGAACGCCGGTGAGCGGCAGAATGACTTTGAGGTGGTCGCGGTAAATTTCGACATCGCCAAAAAACTCATCATGCTTGATTTTGCCGCCCGGCAGTTCGGCGGTTTCGGCCGCGATGCCGTCGCTTTGCGAGGCGAAAGCCAATTTGTTGCGATATAGATAATAGCCCTCGTGTATTTCCCAGTTCAGTTCGATTCGGTTTTTGGACAAGGCCTGGGCTGACAACTTGAAGGCCTGTTCCGGGGGGAGTAATTCTTCAGCGGTGATGGCGGCAAGTTGTTGACTGAAAAAAGTCAATAAAAACGCAACAATTAAGAAGCAACGAGACATGAGTCTATCCATTTCAAATAGTCGGGGAGGCCACGGTCGATTGAGACTGCGATGATCTCCGGAAGTTCATAGGGGTGCAGAGCCTTGATTTGACGCTCCAGTTCCGGGTATTGCCCGCTATGTGATTTGATCAGCAACAGCTGTTCCTGTTCGGTTTCGACCTTTCCTTGCCAAAGATAGACCGAGGTTACCGATGGCAGGATGTTGATGCAGGCCGCTAGCTGCGCTTCTATCAGATGACTGGCGATTTTTTTCGCCGTGCATTGGTCTGGACAGGAGCAAAGAATAATTTGGTGCATGGTTCAATGTTACATTGTTTGTCATATTATCCTGGAAATTCGGGCCGGATGCCCATACTATTGAACTAATGTCGTCGGAAATTAGCATGACTAGTCTGACGTTAATTCAATTTTTATCGAGTATACTAAATGAAGATCGTGCAAATCATTTTCTTGTTTTTCCTGATTGTACCGTTTGTGGAAATTTATCTGTTGCTGCAAATCGGCGGGGTGATCGGGGTGTTTCCGACCGTGTTCATGGTCGTGTTTACCGCGGTGCTGGGCGCCTGGTTATTGCGTAAGCAAGGCTTGGCGACTTGGCAGCGCTTTCAGGCCAACCTGAATCAGGGAGCGATTCCGGCCTATGAAATGATCGAAGG
Protein-coding sequences here:
- a CDS encoding L-serine ammonia-lyase; the protein is MPISVFDIFKIGIGPSSSHTVGPMRAARLFAEQLQEQHRLEQVTRLKIDLFGSLGATGKGHGTNKAILLGLEGEKPDQIAPDTIPARLDAIRNQKRLQLLHKTAVPFDEDTDLHYHLKALPFHANGMRFSAFSGTEILLKKDYFSIGGGFISSGEIPQAADNGGENCLPYPFKSSDELLKLCLLHKCSISTIMLNNEKAWLSQQEIRENLLAIWAVMQACVQRGIKQQGILPGGLNVKRRAADLYKQLQEESEKNPVPLGQLDWVNMFALAVSEENAAGGRVVTAPTNGAAGIIPAVLHYYWQFCHNANEEGVVRFLLTAGAFAILYKENASISGAEVGCQGEVGVACSMAAGALTEILGGNPEQVENAAEIGMEHNLGLTCDPIGGLVQIPCIERNAMGAVKAINAARMALRGTGTHLVSLDKVIKTMRETGADMQSKYKETSQGGLAVNVTEC
- a CDS encoding FxsA family protein yields the protein MKIVQIIFLFFLIVPFVEIYLLLQIGGVIGVFPTVFMVVFTAVLGAWLLRKQGLATWQRFQANLNQGAIPAYEMIEGPMLLVGGALLLTPGFFTDVLGFACLVPKLRRKIARYVIENHLIVAHGGSPFQRRDRAAPDVIEGEYKKED
- the aroQ gene encoding type II 3-dehydroquinate dehydratase encodes the protein MATIIILNGPNLNLLGVREPGHYGTKTLEDIQNSLELMAEDLGHRLDFHQNNAEHEIVEHIHGALHNQADFIIINPAAFTHTSVAIRDALLASKIPFIEVHLSNVHAREPFRKHSYLSDIAEGVICGLGASGYELALQAAHQILAERN
- the cutA gene encoding divalent-cation tolerance protein CutA, yielding MHQIILCSCPDQCTAKKIASHLIEAQLAACINILPSVTSVYLWQGKVETEQEQLLLIKSHSGQYPELERQIKALHPYELPEIIAVSIDRGLPDYLKWIDSCLVAS
- the accC gene encoding acetyl-CoA carboxylase biotin carboxylase subunit, producing MFDKIVIANRGEIALRILRACRELGVKAVAVHSVADRDLKHVRLADEAVCIGPAASADSYLNIPAIISAAEVTDAEAIHPGYGFLSENADFAEKVSQSGFTFIGPRAETIRIMGDKIAAKKAMIAAGIPCVPGNGEPLGNDNATNLKMAQEIGYPVIIKAAGGGGGRGMRTVHTEAALINAITMTKAEASSAFGNGTVYMEKFLEDPRHIEFQVLADAHGNAIHLGERDCSMQRRHQKVVEEAPAPGITEEERNRMGEQCAKACVDIGYLGAGTFEFLYEKGEFYFIEMNTRVQVEHPVTEMITSFDIVKEQLRIAAGEPLSISQDQVTFTGHAIECRLNAEDPKTFMPSPGTIDQFHMPGGPGIRCETHIYNGYKVPPFYDSMIGKLIAHGDDRQSAIARMKTALSEMVIDGIKTNIPLQQDIMADSAFAQGCQNIHYLEKKLGTNK
- the dsbD gene encoding protein-disulfide reductase DsbD, translated to MSRCFLIVAFLLTFFSQQLAAITAEELLPPEQAFKLSAQALSKNRIELNWEIHEGYYLYRNKLAFASQSDGIAAETAELPGGKIKHDEFFGDVEIYRDHLKVILPLTGVQQQTQLRLLVKYQGCADIGVCYPPQKTVLEIDLPRRQNPADDAIGQLLKGVKGMALNLFEDELLPAEQAFRFYASVKDAHTLHVNWIIAEGYYLYRDKIQLHLQENPNTRLGRFQIPRGEPYRDAEFGQVEIFHRELSFDIPLQRLDKAAQTLRLTANYQGCAERGVCYPPMQSSIDLALPAAQTLTDSTAPALSEQDQIVNSLQQDTLPLTLISFFGFGLLLAFTPCVFPMIPILSGIIVGHGKEMTQRKAFLLSLSYVLASALTYTAFGILAALFGSNLQAIFQEPWVIALFSGIFILLSLSMFGFYNLEMPKSIQSRLHQSSDKHRDGSYAGAFIMGALSSLIVGPCVAAPLAAALVYIGQTGDALLGGSALFVMGLGMGAPLLLLGASAGRLLPRAGHWLNSTKAVFGVIMLAVAVWMLDRILPGSVTMVLWSMLLIIPAIYLNAIDPLPQEASNWRRLWKGLGLIMLVYGVLLLIGVSAGNDNPLQPLRGLASHSAAPEQESLPFQRIKTTEDLHRQLRLADAQHQMVMLDFYADWCISCKEMEAYTFSDPAIKRQLADFMLLQADVTANDEADQALLKQFNLIGPPGIIFFDSDQREIIHARVIGYQDAATFSQTLSKL
- a CDS encoding TlpA family protein disulfide reductase; this translates as MKQNLIIAIVALFALAGGVAVQNITAVSAGPSTQTENGLDFSLPDISGTVRNIEEWRGKILIVNFWATWCPPCLKEIPEFIKLQEQLGVRDVQFIGVAIEEKEPVAEFLNSHTINYPILIGGDAGISLSQQLGNIIGAVPYTVIVNQQGQIIHRHPGELDRTKLLQILKPLL